In the Pseudomonas sp. ADAK2 genome, one interval contains:
- a CDS encoding class I SAM-dependent methyltransferase yields the protein MSYLSDNYVEETRFGFWFLRSHTWQHHVLRVAINDLRGLFSESPPSNPVLLDAGCGQGKSFQYLRQTFAPQRLIGVDADPHSLHLSGEEAARQGMTVELIGSDCATLNVADASVDLLFCHQTFHHLVEQDQALAEFYRVLKPGGYLLFAESTEAYIDTWVIRWLFRHPMHVQKSAAGYLQMIRQQGFEFGPQNVSYPYLWWSRAKDFGLLERFGLRKPKPFGQREETLVNVVARKPLEGNA from the coding sequence ATGAGTTACCTGAGCGACAACTACGTCGAGGAAACACGCTTCGGTTTCTGGTTCCTGCGTAGCCATACCTGGCAGCACCATGTGTTGCGGGTGGCGATCAATGACTTGCGCGGCTTGTTCAGCGAGTCGCCACCGAGCAACCCGGTGTTGCTGGATGCCGGTTGCGGCCAGGGCAAGTCGTTCCAGTACCTGCGCCAGACCTTCGCGCCCCAACGTTTGATCGGCGTGGATGCCGACCCGCACAGCCTGCACCTCAGCGGCGAAGAGGCGGCGCGCCAGGGCATGACCGTGGAATTGATCGGCAGCGACTGCGCGACCCTCAACGTGGCGGACGCCAGTGTCGATCTGCTGTTCTGTCACCAGACCTTTCATCATCTGGTGGAACAGGATCAGGCGTTGGCCGAGTTCTATCGCGTGCTCAAGCCCGGCGGCTATCTGCTGTTCGCCGAGTCCACCGAGGCTTACATTGATACGTGGGTGATTCGCTGGTTGTTCCGCCACCCGATGCACGTGCAAAAGAGCGCGGCCGGGTATCTGCAAATGATTCGCCAGCAGGGTTTCGAATTCGGCCCGCAGAACGTGTCTTATCCGTACCTGTGGTGGAGCCGCGCCAAGGATTTCGGCCTGCTTGAACGCTTTGGCTTGCGCAAGCCCAAGCCCTTTGGCCAACGGGAAGAAACCCTGGTCAATGTGGTCGCGCGCAAACCGCTTGAAGGTAACGCCTGA
- a CDS encoding beta-ketoacyl-[acyl-carrier-protein] synthase family protein, with the protein MTAWLNALGVICALGRDKREVARNLFAGDCSGMRSEAGWVTERSLPVAAVHGELAPIPQELADQRSRNNQLLLEAALQIRPEIDQAIQRFGRDRIGIVLGTSTSGIDEASRGLAHYLREHEFPADYDYRQQELGAPANFLADWLQLSGPAYVISTACTSSARALMSAQRLLDLGLCDAVLCGGVDSLCKLTLNGFSALEAVSEQRCNPFSANRNGINIGEAAVLFLMSKQPGDGPSIALLGSGASSDAHHISAPEPTGRGALQAMRKALSRAALEPSQISYLNLHGTATQHNDAMESLAVAALFPDGVPCSSTKPMTGHTLGAAGALEAAFCWLSLSTDNPEHALPPHVWDGQPDPDLPPLNWVTPADRLASIAPRYLMSNSFAFGGNNVSLIIGDAP; encoded by the coding sequence ATGACCGCCTGGTTGAACGCCCTGGGGGTGATCTGCGCCCTGGGTCGCGACAAACGGGAAGTCGCGCGCAACCTGTTTGCCGGCGATTGCTCCGGCATGCGCAGCGAGGCGGGTTGGGTGACGGAACGTTCACTGCCGGTGGCAGCGGTGCATGGCGAACTGGCGCCGATTCCACAGGAGTTGGCCGACCAACGCAGCCGCAACAATCAACTGCTGCTGGAAGCGGCGCTGCAAATTCGCCCGGAGATTGATCAAGCGATCCAGCGCTTTGGCCGCGACCGTATCGGAATTGTTTTGGGCACCAGCACCTCGGGCATCGATGAAGCCAGTCGCGGGTTAGCCCATTACCTGCGCGAGCATGAATTCCCCGCCGACTACGATTATCGGCAGCAGGAACTCGGCGCACCGGCGAATTTCCTTGCCGACTGGCTGCAACTGAGCGGCCCGGCCTATGTCATTTCCACCGCGTGCACCTCCAGCGCCCGGGCCTTGATGAGCGCCCAGCGTTTGCTCGACCTGGGCTTGTGCGACGCGGTGTTGTGCGGCGGTGTCGACAGTTTGTGCAAACTGACCCTCAACGGTTTCTCGGCCCTGGAAGCGGTGTCCGAGCAGCGCTGCAACCCGTTCTCGGCCAACCGCAACGGCATCAACATTGGTGAAGCCGCGGTGCTGTTTTTGATGAGCAAGCAACCGGGCGACGGCCCATCGATCGCCCTGCTCGGCAGCGGTGCCAGCTCCGACGCGCACCACATTTCCGCACCGGAACCGACTGGTCGCGGCGCCCTGCAAGCCATGCGCAAAGCCTTGAGCCGCGCAGCCCTGGAGCCATCGCAAATCAGCTACTTGAACCTGCACGGCACCGCCACCCAACACAACGACGCCATGGAAAGCCTGGCCGTAGCCGCGCTGTTCCCGGACGGCGTGCCCTGTTCGTCGACCAAACCGATGACTGGCCACACCCTCGGTGCCGCCGGCGCCCTGGAAGCGGCGTTCTGTTGGTTGAGCCTGAGCACCGACAATCCCGAACACGCCCTGCCGCCCCACGTCTGGGACGGCCAGCCCGACCCGGACCTGCCGCCCCTCAATTGGGTGACCCCGGCCGATCGCCTGGCGTCCATTGCACCGCGCTACCTGATGAGCAATTCGTTTGCCTTCGGTGGCAATAACGTCAGCCTGATTATCGGAGACGCCCCATGA
- a CDS encoding hotdog family protein — protein MIAWPLAELLPHAGDMILIEQILSFDDEQIHTRLTVKPGGLFNRPDGSLPAWVGIELMAQSVAAYAGCHARARGDAVELGFLLGTRKFECNVEHFPAGTELTIHGLRSLEDDSGMGVFECHINAPGIHATARLNVYRPPQAAQYLQEIQGVE, from the coding sequence ATGATTGCCTGGCCGCTCGCCGAACTGCTGCCTCACGCTGGCGACATGATCCTCATCGAGCAGATCCTGTCGTTCGATGACGAGCAGATTCACACCCGCCTCACCGTCAAGCCCGGTGGCCTGTTCAACCGTCCCGACGGCAGCCTGCCGGCCTGGGTCGGCATCGAGCTGATGGCCCAGAGCGTCGCTGCCTACGCCGGTTGCCATGCCCGTGCGCGGGGTGATGCGGTGGAGTTGGGCTTCCTGCTCGGTACCCGCAAATTCGAATGTAACGTCGAACACTTCCCCGCCGGCACCGAACTGACCATCCACGGGCTGCGTTCCCTGGAAGACGACAGCGGCATGGGCGTGTTCGAATGCCACATCAACGCGCCCGGCATCCACGCCACCGCCCGGCTCAACGTGTACCGCCCGCCGCAAGCGGCGCAATACCTTCAAGAAATCCAAGGAGTCGAGTGA